In Desulfatirhabdium butyrativorans DSM 18734, one genomic interval encodes:
- a CDS encoding cell division protein FtsL codes for MVIPNPDTQKHQGRSFSSGGWEWISRFFRWKSEPPEGSLGNSRLSATIDSLPAGRLTALLLLIMATLFEAIIFVKMDIRDKKIQKEIVQELQRNQSLMILENNLDIEIAGLSSPERIAQIARDQFGLSTPSHEQLQVLP; via the coding sequence ATGGTGATTCCAAATCCGGATACACAAAAGCATCAGGGACGGTCTTTCTCTTCCGGCGGTTGGGAATGGATCTCCCGATTCTTTCGATGGAAGTCTGAGCCGCCGGAGGGTTCGCTCGGGAACAGCCGACTTTCAGCAACCATCGATTCGCTGCCTGCCGGTCGACTGACCGCGCTTCTCTTGCTCATCATGGCTACCCTGTTCGAAGCCATCATTTTTGTCAAGATGGATATCCGCGACAAGAAAATCCAGAAGGAAATCGTTCAGGAGTTGCAGCGGAATCAGAGCCTGATGATCCTCGAAAACAACCTCGATATTGAAATTGCCGGTCTGAGCTCTCCAGAGAGAATCGCCCAGATCGCCAGAGATCAGTTTGGCCTTTCGACACCCAGTCATGAACAACTACAGGTGCTGCCATGA